In the genome of Pyrobaculum islandicum DSM 4184, the window ACATACCATCTGTTAATATCAGAGATACGCTTTCGAGAATACGTAAAGTTTTCCTAAGAAGCCGCAGTAGTATAGTCGCTGTATTAGACGACGGCGGAAAGATAGTGGGGTTTATAACTAGGCGCGACTTCCTTACCTATATAGCAGAGAAATCGCTGGGGTACTGGAAGAGACAAAAAGGCAAGATGTTAATATTGAAGGAACAGGTGGCGCCAGGTGAGACGGTGAGAATACTAGTTGAGGAGGGCACTGCCGGAGACATAATGAAGACAAACTATCCAGTTGTTGCTCCAAATACAACAGTAGAGGAGATAGCATATAAGATGTTAGCCGCTGGTACAGACTATGTAGTAATAGTAGGCGAAGACAATACGCCAATTGGCGTAGTGACAAAGGATGAGCTTATAAAGGCGTTTAAAGAGCGTGGCAGAAAAGCAAAAGTAGGAGAGTTAATGACGCCGGCGGAAATCGCCACGGTGAATTTCTTTGCCAGCTTACACTCTGTGATAAAGAAGATAAATGCATATGAGCTAGATGGTGTTGTTGTAACAGAGGGTAACGATATAAAAGGCGTGGTATCTGTAGACGACCTCGCTTTAAGACCTATTGAGGAAACGTTAAGAGGCGAGAAAATCATCTTCTTCACGAAGTCTGGCGTTTTAAGAAAAGTATCAACAGGTCTAAGAAGATTGCGCTATTCTAAAGTCGGCACATTAATGGCATTTGATGTTATGAGACCCGTAAGTCTAAACATCTCTATTAACAACGACGTAGGCGAAATTATAGATAAATTACTTGAAAACGGAGTATTGCCGGTGTTTGATGAACAGGGAAGGTTAGTAGGTGTTCTTAATAAAATGGACATAGTAAAAGACCTTGCCAGGGTGTATATTACATACGCCATGCCTGAGAAAGTTGCAGAGGTAAAAGAGATGGAACGAGAGATCAAACAGTCTTGAAATTCTTTTTATATCTAGGACATTACTTACTGTATGTCTAGTGAGATTACTCTGAAAGTTGCCGAAGCTAGGTCGCGCGATGTTGGTAGAAGTATTGTTAGAATCCCTGTGCGTATAATGAGGAAACTCGGCATAGAGCCTGGCGATTATGTAGAAATCGTTGGTAGAAAGTCGGCCTACGCCCAAGTGTGGCCGGCGTATCCGGAGGACGAGGATAAGGACGTCATTAGGATGGACGGCATCATTAGACAGAACGCCGGCGTTGGCATTGGAGATACTGTAAAAGTTAGAAAGGCAGTCTTAAAATCTGCCCAGAGGGTGGTCTTAGCGCCCACAGAGCCTGTCAGAGTAGACCCGGAGTATCTAAAGAAACAGATACTCCTTGGCAAACCAGTGGCCAGGGGACAGGCGATAGACGTACCTTTCTACGGCGGCGCTATTAGATTCGTCGTGGTGCAAGTGCAGCCCGGCCCAGCGGCCTACGTCTCTATAGACACAGAGGTCACAGTACGCGAAGAGCCTGTAAAAGAGACAGAGCTCTCCATTCCGAGGGTCACTTGGGAGGATATTGGTGATTTGGAGGATGCTAAACAGAAGATTCGTGAGCTTGTGGAGCTTCCTCTTAGGCATCCTGAGTTGTTTAAACATTTGGGTATTGAGCCTCCGAAGGGTATCCTCTTGATTGGCCCCCCTGGCACGGGCAAGACTCTCCTCGCCAAGGCTGTGGCTAACGAGGCCAACGCCTACTTCGTCGCTATAAACGGCCCCGAGATCATGTCGAAGTACTACGGCGAGTCTGAGGCGCGGCTTAGGGAGATTTTCGAAGAGGCGAAGAAAAACGCCCCCGCCATAATCTTCATAGACGAGATAGACGCCATAGCCCCCAAACGCGAGGAAGTCACGGGAGAGGTAGAAAAGCGAGTGGTGGCACAACTACTAACCCTAATGGACGGACTACAAGAGAGAGGACAAGTAATAGTAATAGGAGCAACCAACCGCCCAGACGCAATAGACCCAGCACTAAGAAGACCAGGAAGATTCGACAGAGAAATCCACATACCTATGCCAGACAAGAGAGCTAGACGTGAAATTCTGGCGGTGCATACACGCAATATGCCGTTATGTACAAAAGCCGATGTTGAGAGTGGGATTTGTGCGCCAGGTGACGAGGTTGACCTAGATAAAATTGCCGAGATGACCCACGGCTACACCGGCGCGGATCTCGCGGCGCTTGCAAAAGAGGCCGCCATGGCGGCGTTAAGAAAGGCTATGAACAAGGGCATAATTAATATTGAACAAGACGTCATACCACAAGAGGTATTAAATAAGTTAAAGGTAGGTATGTCTGACTTTTTAGAAGCTATGAAATATGTACACCCAACAGTACTAAGGGAGGTAATCATTGAGGTTCCCGAGGTGCATTGGGACGACATCGGGGGATACGACACTATAAAACAGGAGCTGAGAGAGATCGTAGAGTGGCCTATGAAGTACAAACACTACTTCGACGAGTTGGGAGTCGAGCCGCCGAAGGGAATCCTCCTCTTTGGGCCGCCCGGCGTGGGGAAGACACTATTTGCAAAAGCAGTGGCCACGGAATCGGGCGCTAACTTCATCGCCGTCAGAGGCCCCGAGCTTCTCTCAAAGTGGGTCGGCGAGTCTGAGAAAGCCATACGTGAGATCTTTAAGAAAGCCCGCATGGCTGCTCCCTGCGTTATATTCTTTGATGAGATAGACTCAATAGCGCCTGCGAGAGGCTCCAGACTTGGTGATTCTGGAGTCACAGATAGAATGGTCAATCAGCTACTCGCCGAGATGGACGGAATAGGCACGCTCAAAAACGTGGTCGTCATGGCTGCCACCAATAGACCTGATATTTTAGATCCGGCATTATTAAGGCCGGGCCGTTTTGATCGAATAATCTACGTCCCACCGCCTGATTTAAAGGCGAGGATAGAAATACTGAAGGTCCATACAAGAAAGATCAAGTTAGGAGATGATGTAAATCTGGAGGAGTTAGCAAAGAAAACCGAAGGCTACACCGGCGCAGACCTTGCGGCGCTTGTAAGAGAGGCGGCAATGCTCGCCCTAAGAGAAACCATAAAAGAGAAAACGCCAAAGGCAAAACCAGTCTCATGGAAGCACTTCGAAGAAGCGCTAAAAAGAATACCACCATCGCTCACCCCAGAGGATATAAGACGTTACGAGGAAATGGCGAAAAGAATTAAACGTGCTGTTGTTGGTCTATAAAAAGTTTAAATAGTAGCACAGGAAGGGTTACTATGTCGATTTTTGATGAATTTGAGAAATTCATGAGGAGATGGCAGAAATTCTTTGAAGAGATAGAGAGACAAATAGAGGAAGACTTTAGAAGATTTTCTTCACAAGTTGGCGGTGGGAGACCACGCTACTATTACTATGGCTTTGAAATTACTGTGGGACCCGACGGAAGACCCGTAGTTAGAGAATTTGGAAATGTAAGGAGAAGACCTGATGTCGAACGTATAGAGGTCGTAGATGAGATTGATCCGCTTACGGACATAGTAGAGGAGGACGACAAGATAAAGGTTGTTGTAGACATGCCAGGGGTAGAGAAGGAGGATATAAAGCTCTACATAAGCGAAGACGGGAAGACGTTAACAATAGACGCTAGGGGTAAGGAGAGGAAGTACCATAAGGAGATCAGGTTGCCAGCCGCCGTAGATCCAAACAAGGCCAAGGCGACGTATAAAAACGGTGTTCTCTCCGTAGAGCTAGAGAAGGTAGAGAAGAAAAAAAGAGGGTTTGAGATAAAGATCGACTAAGGTAGCTCTCTTAGCAATGTTTCGATTTTTTGCTTAATCTCATTTATTCTTCTTTCACACTCTACAACTCTCTTTTCAACCTCCGAGTGGGGTATAAACCACTCTATCTTAGGCTCTCCAAACGTTAACTTTCCGCCTTCTATTATAGCCTCTACTGTTATACGTACAATATCAAGTTTTCCAACGCCCATGGAAATAAGCTTCTCGTAGATCTTCTTATTGAGCTCAGAGGTTGCCCTCACTATCTCCTCCCGCGGTAGTACACCCCCAAATACTGCGAAAGCAGTCCGTCTTAGTTTATCTGCAAACCTAGCCGCCACAACTACGCCGGTTCTAATTTCATACCTATTTGGCGCCTTGACCACATGTCCGCCGTATAACTCAACATTTTCCTGCGCTTTTTCAAGGTCTCTCTGTATGTTCTCCTCTAGCTTCCAAGCTGCCATGACTAAATATTATTATATATTTAAGTTATTAAGTTAGATTTTTTTGTCTACCGCGTGTACCGTTTATGGATTTGATAATAAAGGTGAGAAGAGGGTTTGAGAAAGTTGTAGCCTCGATAATAAAGGAGCTTCTGGGTTCTGCTGTCGAGGTAACTCCCGCGCCCCAAGGTTATCTCGGCATAGTTTTTGTAAATGGAGTTGGTGCCGGTAAGTGGGAAATTGCAAAAATGTTAGTGGAAAAGGTGCCAGAAGCTGACAAAGTGCTTGTGGTGGAGGGCGTGACAAAAGCCGAACTTCCCGAAATAGAGAGAGTTGCTGTGGAAGTTGCTAAGAGGTATATAAAGAGCGGCGACACCTTTGCAATTCGAACTACCAGAAGGGGGGTACACAGCTTTACTTCTATAGACGTAAATGTGAGAGTTGGCGCCGCCGTGAAAGAAGCAACAGACGCCGAGGT includes:
- the hsp20 gene encoding archaeal heat shock protein Hsp20 is translated as MSIFDEFEKFMRRWQKFFEEIERQIEEDFRRFSSQVGGGRPRYYYYGFEITVGPDGRPVVREFGNVRRRPDVERIEVVDEIDPLTDIVEEDDKIKVVVDMPGVEKEDIKLYISEDGKTLTIDARGKERKYHKEIRLPAAVDPNKAKATYKNGVLSVELEKVEKKKRGFEIKID
- a CDS encoding DUF2258 domain-containing protein gives rise to the protein MAAWKLEENIQRDLEKAQENVELYGGHVVKAPNRYEIRTGVVVAARFADKLRRTAFAVFGGVLPREEIVRATSELNKKIYEKLISMGVGKLDIVRITVEAIIEGGKLTFGEPKIEWFIPHSEVEKRVVECERRINEIKQKIETLLRELP
- a CDS encoding CDC48 family AAA ATPase → MSSEITLKVAEARSRDVGRSIVRIPVRIMRKLGIEPGDYVEIVGRKSAYAQVWPAYPEDEDKDVIRMDGIIRQNAGVGIGDTVKVRKAVLKSAQRVVLAPTEPVRVDPEYLKKQILLGKPVARGQAIDVPFYGGAIRFVVVQVQPGPAAYVSIDTEVTVREEPVKETELSIPRVTWEDIGDLEDAKQKIRELVELPLRHPELFKHLGIEPPKGILLIGPPGTGKTLLAKAVANEANAYFVAINGPEIMSKYYGESEARLREIFEEAKKNAPAIIFIDEIDAIAPKREEVTGEVEKRVVAQLLTLMDGLQERGQVIVIGATNRPDAIDPALRRPGRFDREIHIPMPDKRARREILAVHTRNMPLCTKADVESGICAPGDEVDLDKIAEMTHGYTGADLAALAKEAAMAALRKAMNKGIINIEQDVIPQEVLNKLKVGMSDFLEAMKYVHPTVLREVIIEVPEVHWDDIGGYDTIKQELREIVEWPMKYKHYFDELGVEPPKGILLFGPPGVGKTLFAKAVATESGANFIAVRGPELLSKWVGESEKAIREIFKKARMAAPCVIFFDEIDSIAPARGSRLGDSGVTDRMVNQLLAEMDGIGTLKNVVVMAATNRPDILDPALLRPGRFDRIIYVPPPDLKARIEILKVHTRKIKLGDDVNLEELAKKTEGYTGADLAALVREAAMLALRETIKEKTPKAKPVSWKHFEEALKRIPPSLTPEDIRRYEEMAKRIKRAVVGL